The sequence AACCAGAATCTCTCTCTGCCCTCCGCGGCTGAGGGGGCCGTGGTCCGCTCCGACGAGACTCTGCCCTCCTCGGCCGTGTTCGCAATGGCCAGCCCGTACGTGCTGATCGACGCCGGGTTTGAGCTGTACGCCGAGCTGGCCTCCGCGCACCATCAACTGATCGTGGAAACCAGCACGGACCTGGGCAAAAGCTGGCAGTCGGCCGGACAGGTTCGCGGACCCCACGCCGGTCCCTGGCGGGCCGCTGTGCAGGCGCTGACTGTCGGCGATCACGGCGCGCGCAACGCCCTCAGCGGGAAGTACGGCTACCTGGTGAGAATCACCCTGGCCGGTCCCGGGGGCCGCGCCGCGTTCGGCAACCTCCGCCTGACCAGCCTGTTCCAGCTTAATCCGCGGTCCCTGCCTCAGCTCGTATCAGGTGAGAACGAACTGATCTACAGCCCCGGCAGTCAGAGAGTGCGGACGAGTATACCGGTCGATCTGAGCCGCCTGAGCGAGTTCGCCCTGAGTGTAGACGACCTTGTGTACACCGAGGAACACGGTAACCGGATACTCTCTCCGGCGGGCTGGAAAAAGGGTGAGGCCGTTTTCGAGTTGACTGCGCCCGGCGGCGGAGATGTCGCCAGCCTGGAGGCGGGCGGACGGTTCCTGGCTCTTCGCGAACTGGCGCCGGAGAAGACCACGGCCGAAACCCGGATCACCGTGCAGAAAGGTTCGCCGCCGGGCGCCGACGCCTCGCTGGAGTGGGCGGTTTCAGCCGACGGGCCGTGGCAGAAACTCTGGGACTACGAGCCGCCGTCGCGGTGGCTCGACGGCAACCGGGAGAGCCGGCTGCTGTGCTGGCCGGAAGTGGACGAGAGAGTGAAACTGCCACAGGGCACGGAAACAGTGTATGTCCGCTACAAGCTGAACGGGATGGCGCTCGATGATATCCGGCTGGCGGTCAGCTCGCCCGTCGCCCAAACCGGCGGACCGCTGGTGATCACTCACCGCTGGCAGTCGCGCAATGCACAGCGCAGCCACAGTGTCCGGCTGGAGGACCCGTCGGAGCAGACCACCTATATCGTGAACACCGGTCCGGGCGAGGTGAGAAACCTGGCCGTGGAGTTCGAGTGCCCGCTGGAATGATAAATAACTGACTTGGGCCATCATTTGAGCCGCGTGTCCAAGTTGGCGCGGCTCTCTTTTTGCCCCTGTTGACCCTTCAGGTCATCGGGATTAAGTCAAGGCCCTCGGCATGCTGTTCCGGGGAGAAATAACAGGAACAGAGGGGCGGGAGGAGATCACTGATGGTAGTGGACAGTTACCGCAAGGAGATCGGCAGGAAGGTAGTCCACATTTTCGCGCTCGGATATCTCGCGGTTTATTTCGTTTTCGCGGTTTCGTTCAGCCACCGGGCGGCACTGCTGATCCTGACCGGGATGCTGGTGGTGGTGATTTTCCTGGAATATATCCGTCTCCAGCTCCAGCTCGATATTCCCCTGCTGAAGTTTCTCTACACTTTCCGCCGCCGGAGTGAGGCTGACAGCGTGGGCGGCGAGCTGTATTTAATGCTGGGCGTACTGGTGTCGCTGGCGGTGTTCGAGATGAGTATCGCGGTGGCGGCGGTGCTGATGACCGTGTTCGGCGATGTGACAGCCGCGCTGGTGGGCAGGAAGTTCGGCCGGATCAGGCCGCAGGTTTTCGGCGGGAAGAAATCGCTGGAGGGCGCGGCCGCGGGTCTGCTGGTGAACCTGGTTATCGGGTTCCTGATCCTGCGCACCTCGGCGGAGGGAAGCCTGTGGTGGCACGGGGCAGTGCAGGGCACAACCTGCCTGGACATCTCGTTCGGCCACACTCTCTGGCCGGTGGCGGTGGTGATGGCCCTGGTGGCCACAATTGTGGAGCTGACAATCTCGAAGATCAACGACAACCTGACAATCCCGGTGATCAGCGGGTTCGCCGGGCAGGTGGCGATGATGCTGACCGCGGCGGCCTGAGTACAGGAAGTCCGGTATCAGATATAGATGACCTCGCCCGCCTGCTCACTCAGGCGCAGGATCGTGGACATGCCCACCACCTCGTTCACCGCCGCACGGGTGTCCTCCAGTTCCAGGTCCATGAACTGCATCGACGCGCTGCAGGCGAACAGTTTCAGCCGCCCCGACTCGCGGGCCATCAGCAGCATCTCGCTGGGTTTGGGGTTGTTGCTGGTGGCTATTTTCCGCCGGGCAGCCTCGGCGGCTCCCGGAGCGCAGGCGCTGAACACCGGCTCGTCGGCTGTCCCCCCTACCACCGCGCGCAAGGCCCAGAAAAACAGGACCACCACCACCGGCTTTCCGCTGACCGCGGCGGTCAGCGCGATCGAGGCGACCTGGTAGAGCTTGTCGAACCCGTCGGAGTGGGCGAATATCACCAGGGGCTTCGGGCCGCTGCCGTCAGGCTGTCCGATTTCATCGGTCATCGATCTGTCTCTCCAGATGTGATTTTCCATCGATACAATATAACACCGTGGCGGCAAACAAAAAGGAGACAGCCATGGTTGCGGGCGGTCCCCTCTTGCGCTGAAAATCAAATCAACACCTGGTTCAGTCTTCCTCGTAGTGGATAATTTCCACCGGGCAGCTTTCTGCGGCGGTGATGATGTCCTCGTCGTTTCCGTCCAACTCGGCGCCTTCCTTGACCACGGCAGTGTCATCGTCGAGTTCGAATACGGCCGGGCAATCTTCTTCGCACAGGCCGCACAGGGTACATCCCTCTTCGATCCAGACCTTGGTGATTGCCATTCTTGCGAACTCCTCTCATGTTTTTTTAAGGGTCATCCGTTCTCGCCGCTCCGCACGGAGCGGCAAATACGCTGCGTAATATACAAAATGATCACAGGCCGTCAATTGTTTCAGCGTTTTTGCCCGGCGGCAGTGCTCATCACCCGCTCGATAGCCAGCCAGGCTCCGGCGGGGTCGTCCGCGCCGGCCACGCAGCCGATTCCGCTGACTCCCCAGGCGCCGGTTTCGACCACCCGGGCGCAGTTGGCCGCGGTGATTCCCGCAATCGCGAAAACCGGGATATCGACCGCGCGGGCCACTGCCGCCAGGCCCTCCAGCCCGATCAGCCTCGTGTCGTGTTTGTGCGAGGTGGGGAACACGGCTCCGGCCC comes from Candidatus Glassbacteria bacterium and encodes:
- a CDS encoding ferredoxin, producing the protein MAITKVWIEEGCTLCGLCEEDCPAVFELDDDTAVVKEGAELDGNDEDIITAAESCPVEIIHYEED